In Quercus lobata isolate SW786 chromosome 12, ValleyOak3.0 Primary Assembly, whole genome shotgun sequence, a genomic segment contains:
- the LOC115972139 gene encoding geraniol 8-hydroxylase-like, with translation MNFLSGIICLCLTWFLIQALHVILRSKAIPKRLPPGPKPFPLIGNLLELGDKPHKSLAKLSEVHGPIMSLKLGQVTTVVISSAAMAKEVLQIHDQHLSNRTIPDAIRAKRHDEFSLPWIPVSTRWRNLRRICMEQIFSNKTLDANQAIRHMKVQDLLADTHQSSLNGEAVDVGRAAFKTTLNLLSTTIFSVDLADPNSDTAREYKEIVWNVMKEIGRPNLADYFPVLKKVDPQRVRHRLAVHFGKILELFDRMVSQRLHLREVCGSKTNKDVLDSLLNISEENSEEMDKTTIERLLLDLFVAATDTTSATLEWAMAELLHNPEALSTAKAELEQVIGKGNPVQESDIPRLPYLQAIVKETLRLHPAAPFLLPRKAQVDVEISGYVIPKGAQVLVNAWAIGRDRRSWDNAKSFIPERFLGSEIDVKGLNFELIPFGGGRRTCPGLLLAIRMLHLMLGSLMQAFNWKLEDGVNTVDMDMDDKFGITLQRAHPLRAVPIPV, from the exons ATGAATTTCTTGAGCGGTATAATATGTCTTTGCCTCACTTGGTTCTTAATCCAAGCCTTGCATGTAATATTAAGAAGCAAAGCAATCCCCAAAAGGCTTCCACCAGGTCCAAAACCTTTTCCATTGATTGGAAACCTCTTAGAGCTTGGTGACAAACCCCACAAGTCCTTGGCAAAACTTTCCGAGGTCCATGGTCCCATAATGAGCCTAAAACTAGGCCAAGTAACCACAGTAGTCATTTCTTCAGCAGCTATGGCCAAAGAAGTCCTTCAAATACATGACCAACACTTGTCTAATCGAACCATCCCAGATGCAATCCGAGCCAAAAGACATGACGAGTTTAGCTTGCCATGGATACCTGTTTCAACCCGGTGGAGAAACCTTCGCAGAATATGCATGGAACAAATATTCTCCAACAAGACTCTTGATGCTAACCAAGCTATCAGACACATGAAAGTGCAAGACCTCCTAGCTGATACTCATCAAAGCAGCCTAAACGGTGAGGCAGTAGATGTTGGGAGAGCTGCTTTCAAGACCACGCTTAATCTATTATCAACCACCATTTTTTCGGTGGATTTGGCTGACCCAAATTCTGACACGGCTAGAGAGTACAAGGAGATCGTTTGGAATGTCATGAAAGAGATTGGGAGACCAAACTTGGCAGATTATTTTCCCGTGTTAAAAAAGGTTGACCCCCAACGTGTAAGGCACCGTTTGGCAGTTCACTTTGGAAAGATTTTAGAGCTCTTTGACCGCATGGTTAGCCAACGGCTCCACTTGAGAGAAGTGTGTGGTTCTAAGACGAACAAGGATGTGTTAGATTCTCTTCTCAATATCAGTGAAGAGAACAGTGAGGAGATGGACAAAACTACGATAGAGCGTTTGTTGCTG GACCTATTTGTTGCGGCCACTGATACAACTTCAGCCACACTAGAATGGGCAATGGCAGAGCTACTCCACAACCCAGAGGCATTGTCAACAGCCAAAGCAGAGCTAGAGCAAGTAATTGGCAAAGGTAACCCAGTTCAAGAATCAGACATTCCTCGGTTACCTTACTTACAAGCAATAGTCAAAGAAACATTGCGGTTGCATCCAGCAGCTCCTTTCTTACTTCCTAGGAAAGCCCAAGTAGACGTAGAAATCAGTGGCTACGTTATCCCAAAAGGTGCACAAGTGCTAGTGAATGCATGGGCTATAGGACGAGACCGGAGGTCATGGGACAACGCAAAATCATTTATACCAGAAAGGTTTTTAGGGTCAGAAATTGATGTTAAAGGGCTGAACTTTGAGCTAATACCATTTGGTGGTGGAAGAAGAACATGTCCTGGTTTGCTACTGGCAATTCGAATGTTACACTTGATGTTGGGTTCGCTCATGCAGGCATTCAATTGGAAACTTGAAGATGGGGTTAATACTGTTGACATGGACATGGATGACAAGTTTGGCATAACCTTACAGAGAGCTCATCCTCTAAGAGCTGTCCCTATTCCAGTGTAA